A region from the Hemitrygon akajei unplaced genomic scaffold, sHemAka1.3 Scf000082, whole genome shotgun sequence genome encodes:
- the LOC140722663 gene encoding uncharacterized protein gives MVHQQVHTGERPFTCLDCGKGFTQSAQLQAHRSVHTGEWPFTCSYCGEGFTLSSQLLRHQSVHTGERPFTCSDCGKGFTQSSLLMAHQRAHTGERPFTCSDCGKGFTRSSNLLAHQRIHTGERPFTCSDCGKGFTRSSQVKVHQRVHTGERPFTCSVCGKGFTLSSKLKVHQRVHTGERPFTCSYCGEGFTLSSQLLRHQSVHTGEWPFNCSVCGKGFTQSSTLMAHQRVHTGERPFTCSVCGMGFTCSPDLKVHQRVHTGERPFTCSDCGKGFTYSSQLKIHQRVHTGEQPFRCSDCGKGFTYSSQLKIHQRVHTGERPFTCSDCGKRFTQSSHLLAHQRVHTGERPFTCSDCGKGFTKSSQLKVHQRLHTGERPFTCLDCGKGFTQSSHLQSHQRVHTGERQTQA, from the coding sequence atGGTTCACCAGcaagtccacactggggagagaccatttacctgcttggactgtgggaaaggattcactcagtcagcccagctacaagcacacaggtcagttcacactggggagtggcctttcacctgctcatactgtggggagggattcactttgtcatcgcagctactgagacaccagtcagttcacactggggagcggccgttcacctgctcagactgtgggaagggattcactcagtcatctctcCTAATGGCTCATCAGCgagctcacactggggagcggccgttcacatgctcagactgtggtaagggattcactcggtcatccaacctattggcacaccagcgaattcacactggagagagaccattcacctgttcagactgtggtaagggattcactcggtcatctcaagtgaaggtacatcagagagttcacactggggagaggccgttcacctgctcagtctgtgggaagggattcactctgtcatctaaactgaaggtacatcagcgagttcacactggggagaggccgttcacctgctcatactgtggggagggattcactttgtcatcgcagctactgagacaccagtcagttcacactggggagtggccattcaactgctcagtgtgtgggaagggattcactcagtcatccaccctaatggctcaccagcgagttcacactggggagcggccgttcacctgctccgtctgtgggatgggattcacttgttcacctgacctgaaggtacatcagagagttcacactggggaacggccgttcacatgctcagactgtgggaagggattcacctactcatcccaactgaagatacatcagcgagttcacactggggaacagCCGTTcagatgctcagactgtgggaagggattcacctactcatcccaactgaagatacatcagcgagttcacacaggggagcggccattcacatgctcagactgtgggaagcgattcactcagtcatcccacctattggcacaccagcgagttcacacaggggagcggccattcacctgttcagactgtgggaagggattcactaagtcatctcaactgaaggtgcatcagcgacttcacactggagagaggccattcacctgcttagactgtgggaagggattcactcagtcatcccacctacagagtcaccagcgagttcacactggggagaggcagaCTCAAGCCTGA